CGAGTGCACAGCCGGCCTGACCCTGGCCCATCATGCCGACAATTCTCACGGTAAGGCTGTGCAGTTTGGTATCAATCTGCTGACCATGGTAAGGGACACTACATACGAAGTCTCGAAAGGCAGCCCCGCCTGGCAATTTTCCCGGGATGAAAACATAAACTCTAAACACATTATATGGACGATCTCATCTTCATACTTTTCACAGGGCAAGTATACGGAGAGTCTCGATTATGCAAACCGTCTCAACCTGATAGATTCTACTTTTGATGTTACCGTGGTGGATGGAGTTCAAAAACTGGCCATGGAAATTTCACGTTTACGAACCACCCTTTAGTCAGCCGGTAAAACCGGTTTTATCATTTTATGTCAAATGAATTCTGCTTCACAGAAAAAGTGGATGAAGCTCGCCTTGGTTGAGGCGAACAGGGCGTTTGATATGGAGGAAGTCCCAGTTGGGGCTTTAGTGGTAAAGGGGAATCATCTTATAGGCAAAGGGCACAACCAGTGTGAAATGCTCAGTGACCCCACAGCTCATGCGGAAATCATTGCTATCACCGCTGCTTGTGCTTCCCTGGGTAATTGGCGACTAGAGGGGTGCAAGCTTTATGTTACGAAAGAGCCGTGCGCCATGTGTGCCGGTGCAATTATTAATTCACGGCTGGATCAGGTCATTTTTGGCTGTTACGATGAAAGAGAGGGGTGCTGCGGGTCTCTTTATCAGCTTTGTAGCGATCCCAGGTTTGCCCACAAGGCAGCGGTGAAGGGGGGCGTGTTGGAGAAAGAGTGCGGGTCCCTTCTTACCACCTTTTTCAATTCCCGTCGTCAATCCTAAATTTAAGTATCATCTGTAAGAAAGGGTGACCTGTT
The window above is part of the Candidatus Neomarinimicrobiota bacterium genome. Proteins encoded here:
- a CDS encoding nucleoside deaminase is translated as MNSASQKKWMKLALVEANRAFDMEEVPVGALVVKGNHLIGKGHNQCEMLSDPTAHAEIIAITAACASLGNWRLEGCKLYVTKEPCAMCAGAIINSRLDQVIFGCYDEREGCCGSLYQLCSDPRFAHKAAVKGGVLEKECGSLLTTFFNSRRQS